In one Microbacterium invictum genomic region, the following are encoded:
- a CDS encoding DNA polymerase III subunit gamma and tau, which produces MTTALYRRYRPEAFGEMIGQAQVTEPLMTALRSDRVGHAYLFSGPRGCGKTTSARILARCLNCAEGPTDTPCGTCESCVELGRGGGGSLDVVEIDAASHNGVDDARDLRERAVFAPARDRFKIFILDEAHMVTPQGFNALLKLVEEPPDHVKFIFATTEPEKVIGTIRSRTHHYPFRLVPPAAMLEYVQTLCESEGVTVETGVLPLVVRAGGGSPRDTLSLLDQLIAGSDGPVVRYERAVALLGYTHGELLNEVVDAFAAADAAAAFTAVDRVVQTGQDPRRFVDDLLERLRDLIIVGAAGQGAAAVLRGTSEEELALMMRQADSFGVERLSRTADIVVGALDDMTGATSPRLQLELMIARVLTHTVPSASGVGAATAAHVPTVPAPVSVPPGPSSAPSARSAPAAPGSVGSSTAAIPPAPRDETAPEAATSPAPTPVQPVATPPAGPVTLDLMRNAWTEVLARLEDLSRSSWLVATSARVADLQDDVLTLSFRSQADVAKFKQRTGGTGPSEDLRTAIQGVLGMRVKYLARHDADPAETSGGEDPDGDRGDEGPPPPPDPQDDPGPADPQGRGGGARSDAAPRPRQEAPMRGGSGRPAGSPRDAMTASAAASVTEWAVAPVPGDDGGARGGADARATQAFAVDDDPEDAAIEVARVRAATAARSREGEVLPASEIASSAEPDDEGEIAPTIVDAPVPPVVAPPIVTPPRRSAGMQRYGEAVVRQVLGARFVREEPYEPPTRFS; this is translated from the coding sequence GTGACCACCGCCCTGTATCGCCGCTACCGACCCGAGGCGTTCGGCGAGATGATCGGGCAGGCGCAGGTCACCGAGCCCCTGATGACGGCGTTGCGAAGCGATCGGGTCGGTCACGCCTACCTCTTCTCCGGCCCCCGCGGGTGCGGCAAGACGACCTCGGCACGCATCCTCGCGCGCTGCCTGAACTGCGCCGAGGGCCCCACCGACACCCCCTGCGGCACCTGCGAGAGCTGCGTCGAGCTCGGCCGGGGCGGGGGCGGCTCCCTCGACGTGGTCGAGATCGACGCCGCATCCCACAACGGTGTCGACGACGCCCGAGACCTCCGGGAGCGGGCGGTCTTCGCCCCGGCGCGCGACCGCTTCAAGATCTTCATCCTCGACGAGGCGCACATGGTGACCCCGCAGGGCTTCAACGCCCTGCTGAAGCTCGTCGAGGAACCGCCGGATCACGTGAAGTTCATCTTCGCCACCACCGAGCCTGAGAAGGTCATCGGCACGATCCGGTCGCGAACGCACCACTATCCGTTCCGGCTCGTGCCGCCCGCCGCGATGCTCGAGTACGTCCAGACGCTCTGCGAGAGCGAGGGGGTCACCGTCGAGACCGGTGTGCTGCCGCTCGTCGTGCGCGCCGGGGGAGGCTCACCCCGCGACACACTGTCGCTGCTCGACCAGCTGATCGCCGGGTCCGACGGGCCCGTGGTGCGGTACGAGCGGGCCGTGGCGCTGCTCGGCTACACCCACGGCGAGCTGCTGAACGAGGTCGTCGACGCCTTCGCCGCCGCCGATGCCGCCGCGGCCTTCACCGCCGTCGACCGAGTGGTCCAGACCGGTCAGGACCCCCGCCGTTTCGTCGACGACCTGCTGGAGCGGCTGCGCGACCTCATCATCGTCGGCGCGGCCGGTCAGGGTGCCGCCGCGGTCCTGCGGGGCACCTCGGAGGAGGAGCTCGCGCTGATGATGCGTCAGGCGGACTCTTTCGGCGTCGAACGCCTCTCACGCACAGCCGACATCGTCGTCGGCGCCCTCGACGACATGACCGGCGCGACGTCGCCCCGGCTCCAGCTGGAGCTGATGATCGCGCGCGTTCTGACGCACACGGTGCCCTCGGCGAGCGGCGTCGGCGCGGCGACGGCGGCGCACGTGCCGACGGTGCCCGCACCCGTCTCCGTACCTCCCGGCCCGTCGAGCGCTCCCAGCGCTCGGAGTGCTCCGGCTGCCCCGGGCTCAGTGGGCTCCTCGACCGCCGCGATTCCGCCGGCACCTCGGGACGAGACGGCGCCGGAGGCGGCGACGAGCCCCGCACCGACACCGGTGCAGCCCGTCGCCACCCCGCCCGCCGGCCCCGTCACCCTCGACCTCATGCGCAACGCCTGGACGGAGGTGCTCGCCAGGCTCGAAGATCTGAGTCGGTCGTCCTGGCTGGTGGCCACCAGCGCGCGGGTCGCCGATCTGCAAGACGACGTGCTGACACTGTCCTTTCGGAGTCAGGCCGACGTGGCCAAGTTCAAGCAGCGGACCGGCGGGACCGGCCCCAGCGAAGACCTCCGCACCGCGATCCAGGGCGTCCTGGGGATGCGGGTCAAGTACCTCGCGCGGCACGACGCCGATCCCGCCGAGACGTCCGGTGGCGAAGACCCGGACGGCGACCGCGGGGACGAGGGCCCGCCGCCGCCCCCGGATCCGCAGGACGATCCCGGGCCGGCGGATCCGCAGGGTCGAGGCGGGGGTGCGCGTTCGGATGCGGCGCCGCGACCTCGTCAGGAGGCGCCGATGCGCGGCGGCTCCGGTCGCCCGGCCGGGTCCCCACGCGATGCGATGACTGCGAGTGCCGCGGCGTCGGTGACGGAGTGGGCCGTCGCCCCGGTTCCCGGCGACGACGGGGGCGCACGCGGTGGTGCCGACGCGCGCGCGACGCAGGCGTTCGCCGTCGACGACGACCCCGAGGACGCCGCGATCGAGGTCGCGCGCGTCCGAGCGGCGACAGCGGCCCGCTCGCGCGAGGGCGAGGTGCTCCCCGCCTCCGAGATCGCGTCCTCGGCGGAGCCCGACGACGAGGGCGAGATCGCCCCGACGATCGTCGACGCACCGGTTCCTCCGGTCGTCGCGCCACCGATCGTCACACCCCCGCGACGCTCCGCCGGGATGCAGCGCTATGGCGAAGCGGTCGTCCGCCAGGTTCTCGGCGCCCGGTTCGTCCGTGAAGAGCCCTACGAGCCGCCGACGAGGTTCAGCTGA
- a CDS encoding HAD-IA family hydrolase: MTGPSLPDLTTYDGVLFDLDGVLTPTAEVHMHAWRTMFEELFAAWEVTPPYSDADYFAHLDGKKRYDGVAGLLRSRDVEVPWGDPSDASTADTVCGIGNRKNDVFARVLRDEGIAPYPGSVALLDVLIAAEVPIAVVSSSKNAEEVLAVAGIRDRFSVVMDGVIAERDHLASKPAPDVFAEAARMLGVDPARSAAVEDALSGVQSAVAAGYGLVVGVDRGAGAETLRDAGAHVVVNDLAEFVEKEIPA; encoded by the coding sequence TTGACCGGTCCCTCGCTTCCCGACCTCACCACCTACGACGGTGTGCTGTTCGACCTGGACGGCGTGCTCACGCCCACCGCCGAAGTGCACATGCACGCCTGGCGCACGATGTTCGAAGAGCTCTTCGCGGCGTGGGAGGTCACCCCGCCCTACAGCGACGCGGACTACTTCGCGCACCTCGACGGCAAGAAGAGGTACGACGGTGTGGCCGGCCTGCTGCGCAGCAGAGACGTCGAGGTGCCCTGGGGAGACCCGTCCGACGCATCCACCGCCGACACGGTCTGCGGCATCGGCAACCGCAAGAACGACGTGTTCGCGCGCGTGCTCCGCGACGAGGGCATCGCCCCCTATCCGGGCTCGGTCGCGCTCCTCGACGTCCTCATCGCGGCGGAGGTGCCGATCGCCGTGGTCTCGAGCTCGAAGAACGCCGAGGAGGTGCTCGCCGTCGCCGGCATCCGCGACCGCTTCTCGGTGGTCATGGACGGCGTGATCGCCGAGCGCGATCACCTCGCCTCCAAGCCGGCGCCCGATGTCTTCGCCGAAGCGGCGCGGATGCTGGGGGTGGACCCCGCGCGCAGTGCCGCCGTCGAGGACGCGCTGAGCGGAGTGCAGTCGGCGGTCGCCGCCGGCTACGGGCTCGTGGTCGGGGTCGACCGTGGCGCCGGTGCCGAGACCCTGCGCGACGCGGGCGCCCACGTCGTGGTGAACGACCTCGCCGAGTTCGTGGAGAAGGAGATCCCGGCATGA
- a CDS encoding DMT family transporter: MTVSVTAPVAAARFSSRGWLLFAVMAVLWGMPYLFIKEAVDTISPAGVVAGRTLGAALLLLPFALRARALRPAFAKIGWVLAFGAIEMAGPFFLLSHAELTLSSGLTGLLVATVPLFAAIIAVIGGDRAALRPTRVLGLVIGFLGVGVIVAGPALADGDVVASLLAVGEVLLVAVLYAIAPFIVAHKLRDVPPLGTITVSLFAVGVCYLPVALVVQQGPPSPRSLWSLGLLAVLCTALAFIAFFALIREVGPARAPLFTYVNPVVAILLGVIVLSEPLTAGLLLGFPLVILGCWLAATGGTLRPRRAALDPPPVAPG; the protein is encoded by the coding sequence GTGACCGTATCCGTCACCGCCCCTGTGGCCGCGGCGCGCTTCAGTTCGCGCGGGTGGCTGCTCTTCGCCGTCATGGCGGTGCTCTGGGGCATGCCGTACCTCTTCATCAAAGAGGCCGTCGACACGATCTCGCCCGCAGGGGTCGTCGCCGGTCGGACGCTCGGCGCCGCGCTGCTCCTGCTGCCCTTCGCGCTGCGCGCGCGGGCGCTGCGTCCCGCCTTCGCGAAGATCGGCTGGGTCCTGGCGTTCGGCGCGATCGAGATGGCGGGGCCGTTCTTCCTGCTGAGCCACGCCGAACTGACGCTGTCCTCGGGGCTGACCGGACTGCTCGTGGCCACCGTGCCCCTCTTCGCCGCCATCATCGCCGTGATCGGGGGCGACCGTGCCGCTCTCCGTCCGACGCGCGTGCTGGGCCTGGTGATCGGATTCCTCGGCGTCGGCGTGATCGTCGCGGGGCCCGCTCTCGCCGACGGTGATGTCGTCGCGAGCCTCCTCGCCGTCGGCGAGGTGCTGCTGGTGGCGGTGCTGTATGCCATCGCTCCCTTCATCGTGGCGCACAAGCTGCGCGACGTGCCGCCGCTCGGCACGATCACCGTGTCGCTGTTCGCGGTCGGGGTCTGCTACCTCCCGGTGGCGCTCGTCGTCCAGCAGGGACCCCCGAGCCCGCGGAGCCTGTGGTCGCTCGGACTCCTCGCGGTCCTGTGCACGGCCCTGGCCTTCATCGCGTTCTTCGCCCTCATCCGCGAGGTCGGCCCCGCCCGGGCGCCGCTGTTCACCTACGTCAATCCCGTCGTGGCGATCCTTCTCGGTGTCATCGTGCTCTCCGAACCGCTGACGGCAGGGCTGCTGCTCGGCTTCCCCCTCGTCATCCTCGGATGCTGGCTCGCCGCGACCGGCGGCACTCTCCGCCCGCGGCGCGCCGCGCTGGATCCTCCACCGGTCGCGCCCGGCTGA
- a CDS encoding dihydrofolate reductase family protein, whose translation MTKLVYYVAISLDGRICAPDGGFEAFPMTGDHLEAIQEDWADTLPSVLYDRSGSTAPRERFATVLMGWNTYAAGLSMTDSPYSHLEQIVFSRSRTAADVGAGVTLTREDPRRVVAALKERGGGDVWLCGGGDLAGQLIADIDRLVLKVNPVVFGDGRPLFAGEYDPTGFVLESSRTFQSGVLITEYARMRPPM comes from the coding sequence ATGACGAAGCTCGTCTACTACGTCGCGATCAGCCTCGACGGGCGGATCTGCGCACCCGACGGAGGGTTCGAGGCGTTCCCGATGACCGGCGACCACCTCGAGGCGATCCAGGAGGACTGGGCGGACACGCTGCCCTCCGTCCTCTACGATCGGTCCGGGTCGACCGCACCCCGGGAGCGGTTCGCCACCGTCCTCATGGGCTGGAACACCTACGCCGCGGGGCTGAGCATGACCGACTCGCCCTATTCCCATCTCGAGCAGATCGTCTTCTCGCGATCGCGCACCGCGGCGGACGTGGGGGCCGGGGTCACGCTGACGAGGGAGGATCCTCGCCGCGTCGTCGCCGCTCTGAAAGAGCGTGGCGGCGGGGATGTCTGGCTCTGCGGAGGCGGCGACCTCGCCGGTCAGCTCATCGCGGACATCGATCGGCTGGTGCTGAAGGTCAATCCCGTCGTCTTCGGAGACGGACGCCCTCTCTTCGCCGGAGAGTACGACCCGACGGGGTTCGTGCTCGAGTCGAGCCGGACGTTCCAGTCCGGTGTGCTCATCACCGAGTACGCGCGCATGCGCCCTCCGATGTGA
- a CDS encoding glycoside hydrolase family 65 protein: MMDRDRFPVDEWRLIEKRFSLEDQGVTETLFAVGNGYVGLRGNTPEGRHAHEHGTFINGFHETFPIHHAEQAYGFAEVGQIIVNAPDAKIMRVYVDDEPLSLDVADVREYHRELDMQSGVLRRRVLWVTPSGKEVLIEDERMVSFEEKHLVVLRLEVTVRNADAPVTINCQLINRQDGEDVYGGSPAPAKKAGFDPRRSDKIHERVLQPKEYWQDRDRSALAYQVSDSGMTLAVVADHVVETENHYSARGIVEPDIAKNVFRVQARAGVPIRVTKLVSYHTSRGVPARELVDRCRRTIDRALAEGVSHQFERQRAWLDAFWARSDIRIGGQPEIQQATRWCLFELAQAAARADGQGVPAKGVTGSGYSGHYFWDTEVYVLPFLAYTTPLWARNALRMRYLMLPAARRRAYQLNEAGALFPWRTINGEEASAYYAAGTAQYHINADVCFALAKYVRATGDTDFLYREGVDIAVETARLWTTLGFWRTSNGDAIESFHIHGVTGPDEYTTVVNDNLFTNVMARFNLRFAARTLRDMAESDPDAYRATAQRLSLDPTEAEHWERAAEAMHIPFSTALGIHPQDEIFLEREVWDLEATPPDKRPLLLHFHPLVIYRYQVLKQADVVLALFLQGEHFSDEDKLADFEYYDPLTTGDSTLSAVVQTILAAEVGYQELALDYFRQAIFVDLADLHHNAADGVHVASAGGVWTALISGFGGMRDHAGELSFDPRLPAGWEELSFPLRWRSTPVHVAIRAAEMRVRIEGEEPLIFSVRGTPYVVAPGEEVTVALADQGPLIPGRPSLTQFADVRLEDGTTLSASVPTVTASIPIITSPIPASGEPEPVGER; this comes from the coding sequence ATGATGGACCGCGACCGGTTCCCCGTCGATGAGTGGCGGCTGATCGAGAAGCGGTTCTCGCTGGAGGATCAGGGCGTCACCGAGACGCTCTTCGCCGTCGGCAACGGCTACGTCGGGCTCCGCGGGAACACCCCTGAGGGGCGTCACGCCCACGAGCACGGCACCTTCATCAACGGGTTCCACGAGACCTTCCCCATCCACCACGCCGAGCAGGCCTACGGCTTCGCCGAGGTCGGTCAGATCATCGTCAACGCCCCCGACGCCAAGATCATGCGCGTCTACGTCGACGACGAGCCGCTGTCCCTGGACGTCGCCGATGTGCGCGAGTACCACCGCGAGCTCGACATGCAGAGCGGCGTGCTGCGTCGTCGCGTGCTCTGGGTGACACCCTCGGGCAAGGAGGTGCTGATCGAGGACGAGCGGATGGTCTCGTTCGAAGAGAAGCACCTCGTGGTCCTCCGTCTCGAGGTCACGGTGCGAAACGCCGACGCGCCGGTGACGATCAACTGCCAGCTCATCAACCGGCAGGACGGCGAAGACGTCTACGGCGGATCGCCCGCGCCGGCCAAGAAGGCGGGGTTCGATCCTCGTCGCAGCGACAAGATCCACGAGCGGGTGCTCCAGCCCAAGGAGTACTGGCAGGACCGCGACCGCTCGGCGCTGGCGTATCAGGTGAGCGATTCCGGGATGACCCTCGCCGTCGTCGCGGACCACGTGGTCGAGACCGAGAACCACTACTCGGCGCGGGGCATCGTCGAGCCCGACATCGCCAAGAACGTCTTCCGGGTGCAGGCGCGCGCCGGCGTTCCGATCCGCGTGACCAAGCTCGTCAGCTACCACACCTCGCGGGGCGTCCCCGCCCGTGAGCTGGTCGATCGGTGCCGCCGCACCATCGACCGGGCCCTGGCCGAGGGCGTGAGTCATCAGTTCGAGCGGCAGCGGGCCTGGCTCGATGCGTTCTGGGCGCGCAGCGACATCCGGATCGGGGGTCAGCCCGAGATCCAGCAGGCCACCCGCTGGTGCCTCTTCGAGCTGGCGCAGGCCGCGGCGCGCGCCGACGGGCAGGGCGTGCCGGCCAAGGGCGTGACGGGGTCGGGGTACAGCGGCCACTACTTCTGGGACACCGAGGTGTACGTCCTGCCGTTCCTGGCGTACACGACCCCGCTCTGGGCGCGCAACGCCCTGCGGATGCGCTACCTCATGCTCCCCGCCGCACGGCGGCGCGCGTATCAGCTCAACGAGGCGGGCGCCCTCTTCCCCTGGCGGACGATCAACGGCGAGGAGGCCTCGGCGTACTACGCCGCGGGCACCGCGCAGTACCACATCAACGCCGACGTCTGCTTCGCGCTGGCCAAGTACGTGCGAGCGACCGGCGACACCGACTTCCTCTACCGCGAGGGCGTGGACATCGCCGTGGAGACCGCGCGGCTGTGGACCACCCTGGGGTTCTGGCGCACGTCCAACGGCGATGCGATCGAATCGTTCCACATCCATGGTGTCACCGGACCCGACGAGTACACCACCGTCGTCAACGACAACCTCTTCACCAACGTCATGGCGCGCTTCAACCTGCGTTTCGCCGCCCGCACCCTGCGGGACATGGCCGAGAGCGACCCCGACGCCTACCGTGCGACGGCACAGCGCCTCTCGCTGGATCCGACCGAGGCCGAGCACTGGGAGCGCGCGGCCGAGGCGATGCACATCCCCTTCAGCACGGCGCTCGGCATCCACCCGCAGGACGAGATCTTCCTCGAGCGCGAGGTGTGGGATCTCGAGGCGACCCCGCCCGACAAGCGCCCGCTGCTGCTGCACTTCCACCCGCTGGTCATCTATCGCTACCAGGTGCTCAAGCAGGCCGACGTGGTCCTCGCGCTGTTCCTGCAGGGGGAGCACTTCTCCGACGAGGACAAGCTCGCCGACTTCGAGTACTACGACCCGCTGACGACGGGCGACTCGACGCTGTCCGCCGTGGTGCAGACGATCCTCGCCGCCGAGGTCGGGTACCAGGAGTTGGCGCTGGACTACTTCCGGCAGGCCATCTTCGTCGACCTCGCCGACCTCCACCACAATGCCGCCGACGGAGTCCACGTCGCTTCGGCGGGCGGGGTGTGGACGGCTCTCATCAGCGGCTTCGGCGGCATGCGCGATCACGCCGGCGAGCTCTCCTTCGACCCGCGTCTGCCGGCCGGGTGGGAGGAGCTGTCGTTCCCCCTGCGCTGGCGCAGCACCCCTGTCCACGTGGCGATCCGCGCCGCCGAGATGCGCGTGCGGATCGAGGGTGAGGAGCCGCTCATCTTCAGCGTGCGCGGGACGCCGTACGTCGTCGCCCCCGGCGAAGAGGTCACCGTCGCGCTGGCGGATCAGGGACCGCTCATCCCCGGACGACCGTCGCTCACCCAGTTCGCCGACGTGCGCCTGGAGGACGGCACGACGCTGTCGGCCTCGGTGCCGACGGTGACCGCGTCCATCCCGATCATCACCTCTCCGATTCCGGCGAGCGGTGAGCCGGAGCCCGTCGGAGAACGGTGA
- the recR gene encoding recombination mediator RecR has product MYDGIVQDLIDEFGRLPGIGPKSAQRIVFHILQTPNFDVSRLSQLLGDVREKVRFCEICGNVSEQERCAICRDPRRNVTLICVVEDAKDVAAIERTREFRGLYHVLGGAISPIAGIGPDDLRITSLMQRLADGTVQEVILATNPNLEGEATATYLSRLLHTLQITVTRLASGLPVGGDLEYADEVTLGRAFEGRRSM; this is encoded by the coding sequence ATGTACGACGGCATCGTCCAGGACCTCATCGACGAGTTCGGGCGCCTTCCCGGCATCGGGCCGAAGTCGGCGCAGCGCATCGTCTTCCACATCCTCCAGACGCCGAACTTCGACGTGTCGCGCCTGTCTCAGCTGCTCGGCGACGTGCGTGAAAAGGTGCGCTTCTGCGAGATCTGCGGCAATGTGTCCGAGCAGGAGCGCTGCGCGATCTGCCGCGACCCGCGCCGCAACGTCACGCTCATCTGCGTGGTCGAGGACGCCAAGGACGTCGCAGCGATCGAGCGGACGCGGGAGTTCCGCGGGCTCTACCACGTGCTCGGCGGTGCCATCAGCCCGATCGCGGGGATTGGCCCCGACGATCTGCGGATCACATCGCTCATGCAGCGTCTCGCCGACGGCACGGTGCAGGAGGTCATCCTGGCCACCAACCCCAACCTCGAAGGCGAGGCCACGGCGACGTACCTGAGCAGACTGCTGCACACCCTTCAGATCACCGTCACCCGCCTGGCCTCGGGACTCCCGGTCGGAGGCGACCTCGAGTACGCCGACGAGGTGACCTTGGGGCGGGCCTTCGAAGGCCGGCGCTCGATGTGA
- a CDS encoding TetR/AcrR family transcriptional regulator: MARNDARRRMLADAGLSVIARDGMRGLTHRAVDAEAAVPVGTTSNYFRSRAALVASLVERIGERLAPDPAVYAPWRDRPATPSLFADYARDVVRRLLADREVSLALFTLRLEAARNPEIAGPLRAWMRQGFAADVAFNRAAGLPGGEVEIALFHYALEGLVLDRLTVSIDPEISTDAAVDAFVRGILGEDPPEGQRPVPA; the protein is encoded by the coding sequence GTGGCACGGAATGACGCACGACGGCGGATGCTCGCCGACGCGGGGCTGTCGGTCATCGCGCGCGACGGGATGAGGGGTCTCACCCACCGCGCGGTGGACGCCGAGGCAGCGGTGCCTGTGGGCACCACCTCGAACTACTTCCGCAGTCGCGCCGCGCTGGTCGCCTCGCTCGTCGAGCGCATCGGAGAGCGCCTCGCGCCGGACCCGGCCGTGTACGCGCCCTGGCGCGATCGCCCCGCGACCCCGTCGCTGTTCGCCGATTACGCGCGCGACGTCGTGCGACGGCTGCTGGCCGACCGCGAGGTCTCGCTCGCGCTGTTCACCCTCCGCCTCGAAGCCGCGCGCAACCCCGAGATCGCCGGCCCGCTGAGAGCGTGGATGCGGCAGGGCTTCGCCGCCGACGTCGCCTTCAACCGGGCCGCGGGTCTGCCGGGCGGCGAGGTCGAGATCGCCCTGTTCCACTACGCCCTGGAGGGGCTGGTGCTCGACAGGCTCACGGTGTCGATCGATCCCGAGATCTCCACGGATGCCGCGGTGGATGCCTTCGTGCGGGGAATCCTGGGCGAGGATCCCCCCGAGGGTCAGCGCCCGGTGCCCGCGTAG
- a CDS encoding DM13 domain-containing protein: MQKRDASTPRRSRRIWIIGGTLALAAGVIAALVFQPWLALIDVRVDDEIPVAVATPAPSPTAEPQISAPSEDGAPEASAPPAPAGPVDLLSGTFISHEHATSGTVRVIENPDGSRYLAIEDLATTNGPDVHVWLSAGPVVEGFDGWFTAAQHPFVDLGQIKGNLGDQLYEIPDDVDLDRFRTVDLWCVQFSVSFGAAALG; the protein is encoded by the coding sequence GTGCAGAAGCGGGATGCGTCGACGCCGCGGAGATCGCGCAGGATCTGGATCATCGGCGGGACGCTCGCGCTCGCCGCCGGTGTGATCGCCGCTCTCGTCTTCCAGCCGTGGCTGGCCCTCATCGACGTGCGGGTCGACGACGAAATCCCCGTCGCCGTCGCGACCCCGGCGCCGTCTCCCACGGCCGAGCCGCAGATCTCCGCGCCCTCGGAAGACGGCGCCCCCGAGGCATCCGCACCGCCGGCGCCCGCGGGCCCGGTCGATCTGCTCTCAGGGACGTTCATCAGTCACGAGCACGCCACCTCGGGAACCGTCCGGGTCATCGAGAACCCGGACGGTTCGCGGTATCTCGCCATCGAGGACCTCGCGACCACCAACGGCCCCGACGTCCACGTCTGGCTGAGCGCCGGCCCGGTCGTCGAGGGATTCGACGGCTGGTTCACGGCCGCACAGCACCCCTTCGTCGACCTCGGACAGATCAAGGGCAATCTGGGCGATCAGCTCTACGAGATCCCCGATGACGTCGACCTCGACCGATTCCGGACCGTCGACCTGTGGTGCGTGCAGTTCAGCGTGTCGTTCGGTGCGGCCGCGCTCGGCTGA
- a CDS encoding aspartate kinase: MALIVQKYGGSSVADAESIKRVAKRIVDTRRAGHEVVVAVSAMGDTTDELLELAGQVAPMPAPRELDMLLSSGERISMALLAMAIHSMGFEARSFTGSQAGMITDATHGAARIVDVTPVRLREALDDGAIVIVAGFQGFNRDTRDITTLGRGGSDTTAVALAAALRADVCEIYSDVDGIFTADPRVVPRAQKLSSISSEEMLELAANGAKVLYIRAVEYARRHGVLIHARSTFSPDVGTWVVGPGQSLPEGEKGENMEEPIVAGVATDLSQAKITVIGVPDVPGKAADIFKIVAKSGANVDMIVQNASAAATGLADISFTLPKSDATAALKALAGEQSEVGFQSLVHDDQIGKLSIVGAGMRTHSGVAATLFEALSVARINIEMISTSEIRTSVVVRGDNLGEAARVVHSAYGLDGETEAVVYAGTGR, translated from the coding sequence GTGGCGTTGATCGTCCAGAAATACGGTGGCTCGTCCGTCGCCGATGCCGAGAGCATCAAGCGGGTCGCCAAGCGGATCGTCGACACCCGGCGCGCGGGGCACGAGGTCGTCGTCGCCGTCAGCGCGATGGGCGACACCACCGATGAACTCCTCGAGCTGGCGGGACAGGTCGCCCCGATGCCGGCCCCGCGCGAGCTCGACATGCTGCTCTCCAGCGGTGAGCGCATCTCGATGGCGTTGCTGGCGATGGCGATCCACTCGATGGGCTTCGAAGCGCGATCGTTCACGGGCAGCCAGGCGGGCATGATCACGGATGCCACCCATGGCGCCGCGCGCATCGTCGACGTCACCCCGGTGCGCCTGCGAGAGGCCCTCGACGACGGGGCCATCGTCATCGTCGCGGGGTTCCAGGGCTTCAACCGCGACACCCGAGACATCACGACGCTCGGACGCGGCGGATCCGACACCACCGCCGTGGCGCTGGCCGCAGCGCTCCGCGCGGATGTGTGCGAGATCTACAGCGACGTGGACGGGATCTTCACCGCGGACCCGCGGGTCGTGCCGAGGGCGCAGAAGCTCTCCAGCATCTCCAGTGAGGAGATGCTGGAGCTCGCCGCGAACGGCGCGAAGGTCCTGTACATCCGCGCGGTCGAGTACGCCCGGCGGCACGGGGTGCTGATCCACGCGCGCTCGACGTTCAGCCCGGACGTCGGCACCTGGGTGGTGGGCCCGGGCCAGAGCCTTCCCGAGGGGGAAAAGGGAGAGAACATGGAAGAGCCGATCGTCGCCGGAGTCGCGACCGACCTCAGCCAGGCCAAGATCACCGTCATCGGTGTTCCCGATGTGCCGGGCAAGGCCGCGGACATCTTCAAGATCGTGGCGAAATCCGGCGCGAACGTCGACATGATCGTCCAGAACGCCTCCGCGGCGGCGACCGGTCTGGCTGACATCTCCTTCACGCTGCCCAAGTCCGACGCGACCGCCGCCCTCAAAGCGCTCGCCGGCGAGCAGAGCGAGGTGGGGTTCCAGAGCCTCGTCCACGACGACCAGATCGGCAAGCTCTCGATCGTCGGGGCGGGGATGCGCACGCACTCCGGCGTCGCCGCGACGCTGTTCGAGGCCCTGAGTGTCGCGCGGATCAACATCGAGATGATCTCGACGTCCGAGATCCGCACCTCCGTCGTCGTCCGCGGCGACAATCTCGGCGAGGCGGCGCGCGTCGTCCACAGCGCCTACGGCCTCGACGGCGAGACGGAGGCCGTCGTCTACGCGGGCACCGGGCGCTGA